The following coding sequences are from one Devosia yakushimensis window:
- the lgt gene encoding prolipoprotein diacylglyceryl transferase: protein MPFPNIDPIALSIGPLAIRWYALAYLFGVILGAGYGYLLLANTRLWHKGEPPFKAADIWDFAFWTMLAIVLGGRVGYILFYNLPYYLANPLQVFNTLDGGMSFHGGMLGLMLAAIVFTRSKGGNWLSSLDLIGAVSTIGLLLGRIANFINAELYGAPTTLPWGVIFPTDPLGTPRHPSQLYEGLLEGVVLFLVIRVATHVFYALRRPGLVAGIFGIGYALSRIAVEFVRLPDSQLGYLYGGWLTMGQVLSLPILVAGIGLIVYAMRKQSDLR from the coding sequence TTGCCCTTCCCCAATATCGACCCAATCGCCCTCTCCATCGGCCCGCTCGCCATCCGCTGGTATGCGCTGGCCTATCTGTTCGGCGTAATCCTGGGCGCAGGCTATGGCTATCTGCTGCTGGCCAATACCAGGCTCTGGCACAAGGGCGAACCGCCCTTCAAAGCCGCTGATATCTGGGACTTCGCCTTCTGGACCATGCTGGCCATCGTGCTGGGCGGCCGTGTCGGCTATATCCTCTTCTATAACCTGCCCTATTACCTGGCCAATCCGCTCCAGGTCTTCAACACGCTTGATGGCGGCATGTCCTTCCATGGCGGCATGCTCGGGCTGATGCTGGCGGCCATCGTCTTCACCCGCTCCAAGGGCGGCAATTGGCTGAGTTCGCTCGATCTGATCGGCGCTGTTTCCACCATCGGCCTGCTACTGGGCCGCATCGCCAATTTCATCAATGCCGAGCTTTACGGTGCCCCGACCACCCTGCCCTGGGGCGTCATTTTTCCGACCGACCCGCTCGGCACACCGCGCCATCCCAGCCAGCTCTATGAGGGGCTGTTGGAAGGCGTCGTGCTCTTCCTGGTCATTCGCGTCGCCACCCATGTCTTTTATGCCCTGCGCCGGCCCGGCCTGGTCGCCGGCATTTTCGGCATTGGCTATGCCCTCTCGCGCATCGCCGTCGAATTCGTGCGCCTGCCCGATAGCCAGCTTGGATATCTCTATGGCGGTTGGCTCACCATGGGCCAGGTCCTCAGCCTGCCCATCCTGGTGGCCGGCATCGGGCTGATCGTCTACGCCATGCGCAAGCAAAGCGACCTGCGCTAA
- a CDS encoding MarR family winged helix-turn-helix transcriptional regulator: MADINSTTVDRGALPLDIMGLFFFAYRDFTGDADALLERQGFGRAHHRVLYFVNLRPGMPVADLLDILKITKQSLARVLRQLIDNGYIEQKTGHSDRRQRLLFATDKGRQLFATLSASQASRIDAAINALPPEGARLVRRFLVGMVEPGDRTVLDRLNLTGGL; this comes from the coding sequence ATCATGGGGTTGTTTTTCTTTGCCTATCGGGATTTTACCGGCGATGCCGATGCCCTGCTGGAGCGCCAGGGCTTTGGCCGTGCCCACCACCGGGTGCTCTATTTCGTCAATCTGCGGCCCGGCATGCCCGTCGCCGACCTGCTCGATATCCTCAAGATCACCAAGCAGAGTCTTGCCCGCGTGCTCCGCCAATTGATCGACAACGGCTATATCGAGCAGAAAACCGGCCATTCCGACCGCCGCCAACGCCTGCTTTTCGCCACCGACAAGGGCCGCCAGCTCTTCGCCACCCTCTCGGCCTCCCAAGCCAGCCGCATCGACGCCGCCATCAACGCCCTCCCCCCCGAAGGGGCCCGCCTCGTCCGGCGGTTTCTGGTCGGCATGGTCGAACCGGGTGATCGCACGGTACTGGATCGCTTGAATTTGACGGGCGGGCTGTAG
- the proC gene encoding pyrroline-5-carboxylate reductase, with amino-acid sequence MLVGAGKMGLAMAKGWLDAGLPTSNLILIHPSPGEYTKAFAEDYGLQIYAEASGLLPNVLVLAVKPQVIDGVMETLRPVVGPQTLVVSVAAGIDIARLARGTGTGRVVRTMPNTPAQIGKGITGAVAAPDVTAAEKASVDALLSASGQVVWLADEGDIDALTAISGCGPAYVFNMVEALAAAGEQQGLAPALAMQLARQTVIGAAALMEADPAPVAVLRQNVTSPKGVTAEALAVLMADDGLTPLMERAVDAARKRSEELGRS; translated from the coding sequence ATGCTGGTTGGCGCCGGCAAAATGGGCTTGGCCATGGCCAAGGGTTGGCTCGACGCGGGGCTGCCGACCAGCAATCTCATTCTGATCCACCCGTCGCCGGGTGAGTACACCAAGGCGTTTGCCGAGGATTATGGGCTGCAGATCTATGCCGAGGCCAGTGGGTTGTTGCCCAATGTGCTGGTGCTGGCGGTCAAGCCCCAGGTTATCGACGGGGTGATGGAAACCTTGCGGCCGGTTGTCGGGCCGCAAACGCTTGTTGTCTCGGTTGCGGCGGGCATCGATATTGCCCGGCTGGCGCGAGGGACGGGGACGGGGCGGGTGGTGCGCACCATGCCCAATACGCCGGCGCAGATCGGTAAGGGGATTACCGGCGCTGTTGCGGCTCCAGATGTGACGGCTGCCGAAAAGGCGAGCGTGGATGCATTGTTGAGCGCGTCCGGCCAGGTAGTCTGGCTGGCCGATGAAGGCGATATCGATGCGCTGACGGCCATTTCCGGGTGCGGCCCGGCCTATGTGTTCAACATGGTCGAGGCCCTGGCGGCCGCCGGCGAGCAGCAGGGGCTGGCTCCGGCGCTGGCCATGCAATTGGCCCGGCAGACTGTGATTGGCGCTGCGGCGCTGATGGAGGCCGATCCGGCGCCGGTTGCGGTGTTGCGGCAGAATGTGACCTCGCCCAAGGGGGTAACTGCCGAGGCCCTGGCGGTGTTGATGGCCGATGATGGGCTGACGCCGCTGATGGAGCGGGCGGTGGATGCGGCGCGGAAGCGGAGTGAGGAATTGGGGCGGAGCTAG
- a CDS encoding YbjN domain-containing protein produces MSLLQVEPDRVVHPVDIIEHIASINDWSFERQDADEISISVRGGWSDYHVSFNWMEDLESLHIACAFDLKVPEGRRNEIKQLISLINEQLWIGHFDIWNKEGVVLFRNSHLLTGGAEVSPQQCEALLRSATDSCDLYYQAFQFVVWAGKTAGDALTHVMFETVGEA; encoded by the coding sequence ATGTCACTCCTTCAAGTCGAGCCGGATCGCGTCGTCCACCCGGTGGACATCATCGAGCACATCGCCTCGATCAATGACTGGAGTTTCGAACGCCAGGATGCGGACGAGATTTCGATCTCGGTGCGGGGCGGCTGGAGCGACTACCATGTCTCGTTCAACTGGATGGAAGACCTGGAATCGCTGCATATCGCCTGTGCCTTCGATCTCAAGGTGCCCGAGGGGCGGCGCAACGAAATCAAGCAGCTCATTTCGCTGATCAACGAGCAGCTGTGGATCGGCCATTTCGACATCTGGAACAAGGAAGGCGTGGTGCTGTTCCGCAATTCGCACCTGCTGACCGGGGGCGCGGAAGTGTCGCCGCAGCAATGCGAGGCGCTGCTGCGCTCGGCTACCGATAGCTGTGATCTCTATTACCAGGCGTTCCAATTCGTGGTGTGGGCCGGCAAGACGGCGGGCGACGCATTGACCCATGTGATGTTTGAAACGGTTGGCGAGGCGTGA
- a CDS encoding accessory factor UbiK family protein: MTQNSKLFDGLGRVMNEAAGVADGVRREVETAVKSQAQRFVADMDLVKREDFDALRELVQVQGEEIDALRKELAALKGGKAAKA, translated from the coding sequence ATGACCCAGAACAGCAAGCTTTTCGACGGTTTGGGCCGGGTGATGAACGAAGCGGCTGGCGTGGCCGACGGCGTGCGGCGGGAAGTGGAGACCGCGGTGAAGTCGCAGGCCCAGCGTTTCGTCGCCGATATGGACCTGGTCAAGCGCGAGGATTTCGATGCGCTGCGCGAGCTGGTTCAGGTGCAGGGCGAGGAGATTGATGCGCTGCGCAAGGAACTGGCGGCGCTCAAGGGCGGCAAGGCCGCCAAGGCCTGA